A stretch of Bacillus pseudomycoides DNA encodes these proteins:
- the minD gene encoding septum site-determining protein MinD, translating to MGEAIVITSGKGGVGKTTTSANIGTALALSGKKVCLIDTDIGLRNLDVVMGLENRIVFDLVDVVEGRCRLAQALIKDKRFDKLDLLPAAQTSDKSAVTPEQVDELIQELRQDYDYILIDCPAGIEQGFKNAVAGADKAIVVTTPEVSSMRDADRIIGLLEKEDIEPPKLVINRVRSHMLHEQDMLDVDEIVRTLSIDLLGVVEDDDEVIRATNTGEPVALQPSGKAALAYRNIARRLLGESVPLQAFGQERVSVFAKVKNFFGIR from the coding sequence GTGGGAGAGGCAATAGTAATTACATCTGGAAAAGGCGGAGTAGGCAAAACTACAACGTCTGCAAACATTGGTACAGCCCTAGCATTATCCGGGAAAAAGGTTTGCTTAATTGACACGGATATCGGTCTAAGAAATTTAGACGTAGTGATGGGGCTGGAAAATCGTATTGTATTTGATCTTGTTGATGTCGTCGAAGGTCGTTGTCGTTTAGCTCAGGCTCTGATTAAAGATAAGCGCTTCGATAAGCTTGATTTATTACCTGCAGCACAAACGAGTGATAAATCAGCGGTAACACCTGAACAAGTGGATGAATTAATACAGGAATTACGTCAAGATTATGATTACATATTAATTGATTGTCCTGCAGGTATTGAGCAGGGATTCAAAAATGCGGTGGCAGGTGCGGATAAAGCAATTGTTGTAACGACACCTGAAGTATCCTCTATGCGTGATGCGGATCGTATTATCGGGCTTTTAGAAAAAGAAGATATTGAACCACCAAAACTTGTTATCAACCGTGTACGTAGTCATATGTTGCATGAGCAAGATATGTTAGATGTAGATGAAATTGTACGTACACTTTCAATTGACCTACTTGGGGTTGTTGAAGATGATGATGAGGTCATTCGTGCCACAAATACAGGAGAGCCTGTAGCCTTGCAGCCGAGTGGAAAAGCAGCATTAGCTTATCGCAATATTGCAAGACGTTTGTTAGGTGAATCTGTACCTCTACAAGCGTTTGGACAAGAAAGAGTGTCTGTTTTTGCAAAAGTAAAGAACTTCTTTGGAATTCGTTAA
- the minC gene encoding septum site-determining protein MinC — protein MEEKKQQNVTIKGTKDGLTLHLDDCCSFSELLKELDEKLSTHYYDGDGRSLIEVHVKVGNRYLTDVQQEEIRTLIRNKKNLVVDSIESDVITKAEAIAWKEETEIVPVSKIVRSGQVVHVTGNLLLIGDVNPGGTVIAGGNIFVIGALRGIAHAGYYGDRDAVIAASIMNPMQLRISDVTMRAPEEKEDGAETTECAYIDENNHIVVDRLQLLTHLRPNLTKLERGIV, from the coding sequence GTGGAAGAAAAAAAGCAACAGAATGTAACGATAAAAGGGACAAAAGATGGACTGACATTACATTTAGATGATTGCTGTTCATTTTCTGAATTACTGAAAGAACTGGACGAAAAACTTTCCACTCACTATTATGATGGTGATGGACGTTCATTAATTGAGGTACATGTTAAAGTTGGCAATCGTTATTTGACAGATGTACAGCAAGAAGAAATCCGAACTTTGATTCGCAATAAAAAAAATCTTGTTGTGGATTCAATCGAGAGTGATGTTATCACGAAAGCTGAAGCAATAGCGTGGAAAGAAGAAACAGAAATTGTCCCTGTTTCCAAAATTGTTCGCTCAGGTCAAGTAGTACATGTAACAGGAAACTTATTATTAATTGGAGATGTTAATCCAGGCGGAACGGTTATCGCTGGGGGGAATATTTTTGTCATTGGAGCATTACGAGGTATTGCGCATGCAGGATATTATGGGGATAGAGATGCTGTCATTGCGGCATCTATTATGAATCCGATGCAACTTCGAATTAGTGATGTGACAATGCGGGCTCCGGAAGAGAAAGAAGACGGAGCAGAGACGACAGAATGTGCGTATATTGATGAGAACAATCACATTGTTGTCGATCGCCTGCAACTTCTCACTCATCTTAGACCTAATTTAACAAAGTTAGAAAGGGGAATTGTATAG
- the mreD gene encoding rod shape-determining protein MreD, producing the protein MAILKRAALPLLLLFVFLFENMFSTVVPTELFWKDSIAAPHFFMIVLCFITVYFSPLQGIYYGLLFGFLFDTVYTELVGVYIFAYPILAYLVYSAMRVLQLNLFIVSFIVLTGIAALEYYVYGFLTLLGRIHVPAHIFFSDRLLSTLLLNGIFLLLVCFPLRRYLVRLSKAMEEKEKRIF; encoded by the coding sequence ATGGCTATTTTGAAAAGGGCAGCTCTTCCTCTACTGCTTCTTTTTGTGTTCTTATTCGAAAATATGTTTTCTACTGTAGTTCCAACAGAATTATTTTGGAAAGACAGTATTGCAGCTCCGCATTTCTTTATGATTGTACTATGTTTTATTACTGTTTACTTTAGTCCTTTGCAAGGGATTTATTATGGACTATTATTTGGTTTTCTATTTGATACCGTATATACAGAGCTTGTTGGTGTGTATATATTTGCTTATCCAATTTTAGCGTATCTTGTGTATAGTGCGATGAGAGTATTGCAATTGAACTTATTTATTGTTTCTTTTATTGTATTAACAGGTATCGCGGCATTAGAATATTATGTATATGGATTTTTAACTTTGCTAGGTCGCATTCATGTACCAGCGCATATCTTTTTCTCAGATCGTCTCCTTTCCACTTTATTGTTAAATGGAATTTTCTTATTGCTAGTTTGTTTCCCACTGAGGCGATATCTTGTGCGTCTTTCAAAAGCGATGGAAGAAAAAGAAAAAAGGATTTTCTGA
- the mreC gene encoding rod shape-determining protein MreC, whose amino-acid sequence MPQFFLNKRLIVLLVSIILLVALIGISLKERKSLTWPEQFVKDTVGVVERVFQKPANYVAGFFENVEDVKRTYEENKTLKEKLDKYAALSVKVKDLEKDNAELRETIDQKESLREFKPIQATVIARNPDKWYDLIGIDRGAQQGIQKDMAVMTSKGLVGRVKSVSQFTSTVELLSSINRTNRISAVVQGEDRIFGLIEGYDKEKQTLVFTKIPSDVKVEKDQTVITSGLGDIFPKGLVIGKIVDVAPDEYGLTQTAYVKPAADLNDVDHVMVTQRVMPSAVLEQ is encoded by the coding sequence GTGCCACAGTTTTTCTTAAACAAAAGATTAATTGTTTTGCTAGTTAGTATTATTCTTCTCGTGGCATTGATTGGAATCTCATTGAAAGAAAGAAAAAGTCTAACATGGCCAGAGCAGTTTGTAAAAGATACTGTCGGTGTTGTAGAACGTGTATTCCAAAAGCCAGCGAATTATGTTGCCGGATTCTTTGAGAATGTAGAAGATGTAAAGCGCACGTATGAAGAAAATAAAACATTAAAAGAAAAATTAGATAAGTATGCAGCGTTATCTGTGAAAGTAAAGGATTTAGAAAAAGATAATGCGGAGCTTCGTGAAACGATTGATCAAAAAGAATCTCTTCGTGAATTTAAGCCAATTCAAGCTACAGTGATTGCCCGCAATCCGGACAAGTGGTATGACTTAATCGGAATTGATAGAGGCGCACAGCAAGGAATCCAAAAGGATATGGCTGTTATGACTTCAAAAGGTTTAGTAGGGCGAGTGAAAAGTGTGTCTCAATTTACATCAACTGTAGAATTATTGAGCTCAATAAATCGAACAAATCGTATTTCTGCTGTAGTACAAGGAGAAGATCGTATTTTCGGATTGATTGAAGGGTACGACAAAGAAAAACAAACGCTTGTTTTTACAAAAATTCCATCTGATGTAAAAGTAGAAAAGGATCAAACGGTTATAACATCAGGATTAGGTGATATTTTCCCAAAAGGATTAGTCATTGGTAAAATTGTAGATGTTGCACCAGATGAATATGGATTAACACAAACAGCTTACGTAAAACCTGCTGCGGATTTAAATGATGTAGACCATGTTATGGTTACACAAAGAGTTATGCCCTCAGCAGTGTTAGAACAGTAG
- the mreB gene encoding cell shape-determining protein MreB, which yields MFGFGGFTRDLGIDLGTANTLVYVKGKGVVLREPSVVALQTDSKQIVAVGSDAKQMIGRTPGNVVALRPMKDGVIADYETTATMMKYYIQQAQKTNGFFSRKPYVMVCVPSGITAVERRAVIDATRQAGARDAYPIEEPFAAAIGANLPVWEPTGSMVVDIGGGTTEVAIISLGGIVTSQSVRVAGDDMDDSIIQYIKKNYNLMIGERTAEALKMEIGSAGEPEGIEPMEIRGRDLVSGLPKTVLIKPEEIADALKDTVEAIVESVKNTLEKTPPELAADIMDRGIVLTGGGALLRNLDKVISEETKMPVLVAENPLDCVAIGTGKALDNIDLFKTAR from the coding sequence ATGTTTGGATTTGGTGGTTTTACTCGTGATCTTGGAATTGATTTAGGAACAGCGAATACGCTTGTATATGTGAAAGGAAAAGGTGTAGTTTTACGTGAACCTTCAGTTGTAGCATTACAAACAGACTCAAAACAAATCGTTGCAGTTGGTAGCGATGCGAAACAAATGATTGGTCGTACACCAGGAAACGTAGTGGCTCTTCGCCCTATGAAAGATGGAGTAATTGCTGATTATGAAACAACAGCGACAATGATGAAATATTACATTCAACAAGCGCAAAAAACAAATGGATTTTTCTCTCGTAAGCCTTATGTAATGGTATGTGTACCATCTGGTATTACAGCTGTAGAAAGACGTGCAGTAATCGATGCAACTCGTCAAGCAGGTGCGCGCGATGCATATCCAATTGAAGAGCCATTTGCAGCAGCAATCGGTGCAAACTTACCTGTTTGGGAACCAACTGGTAGTATGGTTGTTGATATCGGTGGTGGTACAACAGAAGTTGCGATTATTTCTTTAGGTGGGATTGTAACAAGTCAATCTGTTCGTGTTGCTGGTGATGACATGGATGATTCTATCATTCAATACATTAAGAAGAACTACAACTTAATGATTGGGGAAAGAACAGCTGAGGCATTAAAAATGGAAATCGGGTCTGCTGGCGAGCCAGAAGGTATTGAACCAATGGAAATCCGCGGTCGTGACTTAGTAAGTGGTTTACCAAAAACGGTATTAATTAAACCTGAAGAGATTGCAGATGCATTAAAAGATACAGTAGAGGCAATTGTTGAATCAGTGAAAAATACATTAGAAAAAACGCCACCTGAATTAGCGGCGGATATTATGGACCGTGGAATTGTGTTAACAGGCGGTGGTGCATTGCTTCGTAACTTGGATAAAGTAATTAGTGAAGAAACGAAAATGCCAGTTCTTGTTGCAGAAAACCCACTTGACTGCGTAGCAATTGGAACAGGTAAAGCTTTAGATAATATCGACCTTTTCAAAACTGCTCGATAA
- the radC gene encoding DNA repair protein RadC, which yields MNGIRDVLKEKQPRERLLVEGASNLSNRELLAVLLRTGSKEESVLTLADRILYHFDGLRMLKDATIEEMTSIHGVGIAKASQLISAFELGRRMVRLEYQNRYSIRSPEDCASYMMEEMRFLQQEHFVCLYLNTKNQVMHRQTVFIGSLNASIVHPREVFKEAFRRAAASIICLHNHPSGDPTPSREDIEVTKRLVECGRVIGIEVLDHIIIGDHKFVSLKEKGHI from the coding sequence ATGAACGGCATTCGTGATGTTTTGAAAGAGAAACAACCACGGGAACGTTTATTAGTAGAAGGAGCAAGCAACTTATCGAATCGGGAGTTACTTGCAGTGTTACTTAGAACGGGCTCTAAAGAAGAGTCTGTTCTAACATTAGCGGATCGAATTTTATATCATTTTGACGGATTACGAATGTTGAAAGATGCCACAATAGAAGAAATGACAAGTATTCATGGTGTAGGAATCGCTAAGGCCTCTCAGTTAATCTCTGCTTTTGAACTAGGAAGGAGAATGGTACGTTTAGAGTACCAAAATCGCTATAGTATTCGGAGTCCAGAAGATTGCGCTAGTTATATGATGGAAGAGATGCGCTTTTTGCAACAAGAGCACTTTGTTTGTTTATATTTAAATACGAAGAATCAAGTTATGCATCGGCAGACAGTGTTTATCGGGAGTCTAAATGCCTCTATTGTGCATCCTCGCGAGGTTTTCAAAGAAGCTTTTCGCCGCGCAGCAGCCTCTATTATATGTCTGCATAACCACCCTTCAGGCGATCCTACGCCGAGCCGTGAAGATATTGAAGTGACAAAACGATTGGTAGAATGTGGAAGGGTTATTGGCATTGAAGTCCTTGATCACATTATTATAGGTGACCATAAATTCGTGAGTTTAAAAGAAAAAGGTCATATTTAA
- a CDS encoding nucleoside triphosphate pyrophosphatase encodes MKKLILASGSPRRKELLELADVPFEIVVSEIEETIGAYSSPADIVMSLALQKASAVAENHGDCVVLGADTIVTYESRILGKPSDEAEAKEMLQLLSGKTHEVYTGVALISKEKTVTFYERTEVTFWELTEEEIDTYIASKEPLDKAGSYGIQGKGSIFVQHIQGDYYSVVGLPIARLVRELKQFDSDASHA; translated from the coding sequence ATGAAGAAACTTATTTTAGCATCTGGGTCACCGCGCCGAAAGGAATTACTTGAACTAGCAGATGTACCATTTGAAATTGTTGTAAGTGAAATAGAAGAAACAATTGGTGCCTATTCATCGCCTGCTGATATCGTAATGTCACTTGCTTTGCAAAAAGCATCTGCTGTAGCAGAAAATCATGGTGATTGTGTGGTATTAGGTGCAGACACAATTGTTACATATGAATCGCGTATTCTTGGTAAGCCTTCTGATGAGGCGGAGGCAAAAGAAATGTTGCAATTATTATCAGGAAAAACACATGAAGTATATACAGGTGTTGCGCTTATTTCAAAAGAAAAAACAGTAACGTTCTATGAGCGTACAGAAGTTACATTTTGGGAATTAACAGAAGAAGAGATTGATACGTATATTGCATCGAAAGAACCACTTGATAAGGCTGGAAGTTACGGCATTCAAGGAAAAGGTTCCATCTTTGTTCAACATATTCAAGGAGATTACTACAGTGTAGTCGGATTACCAATCGCACGCCTTGTTCGTGAATTAAAACAATTTGATAGTGATGCATCCCATGCGTGA
- a CDS encoding stage II sporulation protein B: protein MDKQSRTISVKVNGTEAKYEEKKKEKEEFDWMVVESETSQNVVPFQKNKLPSIRQQRKKWSNILIFTVATAIIIGTVLGMGMLHLLTGQGTAREVTVTSGEKNSRAEQKEVTVEEKKAEKPKSGNSAALEPITLYFVQGGLYSSEEKGQAAIQEWKDNGNIAAIKPNEDKYSLVVGISSNEQSVDQLVGKYKKDGVSVLKKKWEITDQALLKDDKESGPLLSKLQPLYMHFVKYLAGIESGDKSNSKEVAALEQEWKAIEKEGKLIKREDVKKIYTYASVTIQTIKKGKTDKETVAKLNQVIIDGLLSYEKVVSQKAKE from the coding sequence ATGGACAAGCAATCACGAACAATCTCAGTTAAAGTAAATGGAACGGAAGCAAAGTATGAGGAAAAGAAGAAAGAAAAAGAAGAATTTGATTGGATGGTAGTGGAGAGTGAAACATCGCAAAATGTAGTTCCGTTTCAAAAAAACAAGTTACCGTCTATTCGGCAGCAACGCAAGAAATGGAGTAATATACTTATTTTCACAGTTGCTACCGCGATTATTATTGGCACAGTGTTAGGGATGGGAATGCTGCACTTGTTAACGGGACAAGGTACGGCTCGAGAAGTTACGGTTACAAGTGGAGAAAAGAATAGTAGAGCAGAGCAAAAAGAAGTAACGGTTGAAGAGAAAAAAGCAGAAAAACCGAAATCGGGAAATAGCGCCGCCTTAGAACCAATCACCTTATATTTCGTGCAAGGTGGTCTTTATTCTTCCGAAGAAAAAGGACAAGCAGCTATTCAGGAGTGGAAAGATAACGGGAACATAGCAGCTATTAAACCGAATGAGGATAAGTATTCACTTGTAGTTGGAATTTCTAGTAATGAGCAATCCGTAGATCAATTAGTTGGAAAGTATAAAAAAGATGGAGTATCAGTTTTGAAAAAGAAGTGGGAAATTACAGATCAAGCATTGCTGAAAGACGATAAAGAATCTGGTCCATTGTTAAGCAAGTTGCAGCCCTTATACATGCATTTTGTAAAATACTTGGCGGGTATAGAATCTGGGGATAAAAGTAATTCTAAAGAGGTAGCAGCACTTGAACAGGAGTGGAAGGCAATTGAAAAAGAAGGGAAATTAATTAAACGTGAGGATGTAAAAAAAATATATACGTATGCATCAGTAACTATACAAACAATAAAAAAAGGGAAGACTGATAAAGAAACAGTAGCTAAATTGAATCAAGTTATTATTGATGGTTTACTTTCTTACGAAAAAGTGGTTTCGCAAAAAGCAAAAGAGTAG
- a CDS encoding folylpolyglutamate synthase/dihydrofolate synthase family protein, which yields MIHTYEEAIGWIHSRLKFGIKPGLERMQWMLEKLGNPERHIKCIHLAGTNGKGSTLTYMRYMLEAEKYKVGTFTSPYIETFNERIGVNGEPITDKEITELVNMVKPVVEKLDETNLGEATEFEIITVMAICYFGKINFCDIVLFETGLGGRFDSTNVVHPVLTIITNIGHDHMHILGNTLAEIAYEKAGIIKSGVPVITGVQDEEALEVIQKVAKEKNANLYELGKQFTVIHQRSDADGEHFNFSCPFASFEEFRISMKGSHQVGNAALALMGVMYLKTYLSFLLEEERIRLGLSEAYWIGRFERLQSKPDVIIDGAHNPEGIASLVKTVKAHYNDENVIVLFTALGDKQLDNMVGPLETVADEMIFTTFTFDRAISAKELAVHSSKETKQVFENWKEAIDTKMKTLQENDVFIITGSLYFISEVRKYIREKN from the coding sequence GTGATACATACATACGAAGAAGCAATAGGTTGGATTCATAGTCGATTAAAATTTGGTATTAAGCCAGGATTAGAAAGAATGCAGTGGATGCTTGAGAAGCTTGGAAACCCTGAGCGTCACATAAAATGTATTCACCTTGCAGGAACAAATGGAAAAGGCTCAACTTTAACGTATATGCGCTATATGCTAGAGGCAGAAAAATATAAGGTGGGAACATTTACGTCTCCGTATATTGAAACATTTAACGAAAGAATCGGCGTAAATGGAGAACCAATTACAGATAAAGAAATAACTGAACTTGTAAATATGGTCAAACCAGTTGTAGAAAAATTAGATGAAACAAATTTAGGAGAAGCAACGGAATTTGAAATTATTACAGTAATGGCAATCTGTTACTTTGGTAAAATAAATTTCTGTGATATTGTCTTGTTTGAAACAGGGCTTGGTGGGCGCTTTGATTCTACAAACGTGGTTCATCCAGTTCTAACAATCATTACAAATATTGGACATGATCACATGCATATTTTAGGGAATACACTAGCGGAAATTGCGTATGAAAAAGCAGGCATTATTAAATCAGGTGTTCCTGTTATTACAGGTGTGCAGGATGAAGAAGCACTTGAGGTTATTCAAAAAGTTGCTAAAGAAAAAAATGCAAACCTTTATGAACTTGGAAAGCAATTTACAGTAATTCACCAGCGTTCTGATGCAGATGGGGAACACTTTAATTTTTCTTGTCCCTTTGCTTCGTTTGAGGAATTTCGAATTTCAATGAAAGGAAGTCATCAAGTAGGAAATGCGGCATTAGCATTGATGGGGGTTATGTATCTGAAAACATACCTATCATTCTTACTAGAGGAAGAGCGTATTCGTTTAGGATTAAGTGAAGCATATTGGATTGGTCGATTTGAACGATTGCAAAGTAAACCGGATGTAATTATAGATGGTGCTCATAATCCTGAAGGAATTGCAAGTCTTGTGAAAACGGTGAAGGCTCATTATAACGATGAAAACGTTATCGTTTTATTTACAGCTCTTGGTGATAAGCAATTAGACAACATGGTTGGTCCACTTGAAACTGTAGCAGATGAAATGATTTTCACAACATTTACATTTGATCGTGCAATTTCTGCTAAGGAACTTGCTGTTCATTCAAGTAAAGAAACAAAACAAGTTTTTGAGAACTGGAAAGAAGCGATTGATACAAAAATGAAGACGCTACAAGAAAATGATGTTTTCATCATAACAGGCTCTCTTTACTTCATTTCGGAAGTTCGAAAATACATTCGTGAAAAAAACTAG
- a CDS encoding valine--tRNA ligase, with product MSNTEKNLPTKYDHMSVEEGRYKWWLEGKYFEAKGDAEKQPYTIVIPPPNVTGKLHLGHAWDTTLQDILTRTKRMQGYDVLWLPGMDHAGIATQAKVEGKLREEGISRYDLGREKFLEKAWEWKEEYASHIREQWGKVGLGLDYTRERFTLDKGLSDAVNKVFVKLYEKGLIYRGEYIINWDPATRTALSDIEVIHKDVQGAFYHMNYPLTDGSGHIRLATTRPETMLGDTAVAVHPEDDRYKHLIGKTVTLPIVEREIPIIADEYVEKDFGTGVVKITPAHDPNDFEVGNRHDLPRILVMNEDGTMNETAGKYNGMDRFECRKELVKDLQEAGVLVEIEPHMHAVGHSERSGAVVEPYLSTQWFVKMAPLAEKAVALQQKEEEKVTFVPDRFENTYLRWMENIHDWCISRQLWWGHRIPAWYHKETGEVYVGTEAPADIENWNQDNDVLDTWFSSALWPFSTLGWPNENDEDFKRYYSTDALVTGYDIIFFWVSRMIFQGLEFTGERPFKDVLIHGLVRDEQGRKMSKSLGNGIDPMEVIEKYGADAMRFFLSTGSAPGQDLRFSMEKVESTWNFINKIWNASRFVLMNMEDMQYEDIDLTGEKSVADKWILTRLNETIESVTRNMDKYEFGEAGRALYNFIWDDFCDWYIEMAKLPLYGEDEAAKKTTRSVLVYVLDQTMRLLHPFMPFVTEKIWQHLPHEGESITVAAWPTVREDLQDKEAAAEMHLLVDIIRSVRNIRAEVNTPMSKKVQMQIKAKDETVLAQLTKNSSYIERFCNPSELTIKMDLQAPEKAMTAIVSGAELFLPLADLINLDEEKARLEKELEKFDKEVERVQKKLANQGFVAKAPATVIEGERAKEQDYLEKREAVRQRLADLQK from the coding sequence ATGTCAAACACGGAAAAGAATTTACCAACTAAATATGATCATATGTCCGTTGAAGAAGGCCGTTATAAATGGTGGCTTGAAGGCAAATATTTCGAAGCAAAAGGAGATGCGGAAAAACAGCCGTATACAATTGTAATCCCGCCTCCAAACGTAACAGGTAAACTGCATTTAGGTCATGCTTGGGATACAACACTTCAAGATATTTTAACACGTACAAAGCGTATGCAAGGATACGATGTATTATGGCTTCCAGGTATGGACCATGCGGGTATCGCAACGCAAGCGAAAGTAGAAGGGAAACTTCGTGAAGAAGGTATTTCACGTTACGATCTTGGTCGTGAGAAATTCCTTGAAAAAGCATGGGAATGGAAAGAAGAATATGCTTCTCACATTCGCGAGCAATGGGGAAAAGTTGGTCTAGGATTAGATTATACTCGTGAGCGTTTCACATTAGATAAAGGCTTATCTGATGCGGTTAATAAAGTATTCGTTAAATTGTACGAAAAAGGTTTAATTTACCGCGGTGAATATATCATTAACTGGGACCCTGCAACACGCACTGCCCTTTCTGATATTGAAGTAATTCATAAAGATGTTCAAGGTGCATTCTATCATATGAATTACCCATTAACAGACGGTTCTGGTCACATTCGTCTTGCGACAACTCGTCCAGAAACAATGCTTGGTGATACAGCAGTAGCAGTTCATCCAGAAGATGATCGTTACAAGCATTTAATCGGAAAAACGGTTACACTTCCAATCGTAGAGCGTGAAATTCCGATTATTGCTGATGAGTATGTAGAGAAAGATTTCGGAACAGGTGTTGTGAAAATCACACCAGCTCATGATCCGAATGACTTTGAAGTAGGTAACCGTCACGACTTACCACGCATTTTAGTAATGAACGAAGATGGAACAATGAACGAAACAGCTGGTAAGTATAACGGTATGGATCGTTTCGAATGCCGTAAAGAGTTAGTAAAAGACTTGCAAGAAGCTGGCGTATTAGTAGAAATCGAGCCTCATATGCATGCGGTAGGTCATAGTGAGCGTAGCGGGGCAGTTGTTGAGCCTTACTTATCAACACAATGGTTCGTAAAAATGGCACCACTTGCAGAAAAGGCTGTTGCTCTGCAACAAAAAGAAGAAGAAAAAGTAACGTTCGTACCAGATCGTTTCGAGAACACATACTTACGCTGGATGGAAAACATTCATGACTGGTGTATTTCTCGTCAATTATGGTGGGGACACCGCATCCCAGCTTGGTATCATAAAGAAACTGGTGAAGTATACGTAGGTACAGAAGCTCCAGCAGATATCGAAAACTGGAACCAAGATAACGACGTACTTGATACATGGTTTAGCTCAGCGTTATGGCCATTCTCAACACTTGGTTGGCCAAATGAAAATGATGAAGACTTCAAACGCTACTATTCAACAGATGCGCTTGTAACGGGCTATGACATCATTTTCTTCTGGGTATCGCGTATGATTTTCCAAGGTCTAGAGTTTACAGGAGAGCGTCCATTTAAAGACGTATTAATTCATGGTCTTGTTCGTGACGAGCAAGGACGTAAAATGAGTAAGTCTTTAGGTAATGGTATTGATCCAATGGAAGTTATCGAGAAGTACGGTGCAGATGCAATGCGCTTCTTCTTATCAACAGGAAGTGCACCAGGTCAAGATTTACGCTTTAGCATGGAGAAAGTAGAATCTACTTGGAACTTCATTAATAAAATTTGGAATGCATCTCGTTTCGTATTAATGAATATGGAAGACATGCAATACGAAGATATTGATTTAACTGGTGAAAAATCAGTTGCAGATAAGTGGATTTTAACTCGTTTAAATGAAACAATTGAAAGTGTAACGCGTAACATGGATAAATATGAATTCGGTGAAGCTGGTCGTGCATTGTACAACTTCATTTGGGATGATTTCTGTGACTGGTACATTGAAATGGCGAAGCTTCCATTATATGGAGAAGATGAAGCGGCGAAGAAAACAACTCGTTCTGTTTTAGTATATGTATTAGATCAAACGATGCGTTTATTACACCCATTCATGCCATTCGTAACAGAGAAAATTTGGCAGCACTTACCTCATGAAGGTGAATCTATTACAGTAGCAGCGTGGCCAACAGTTCGCGAAGATTTACAGGACAAAGAAGCAGCGGCAGAAATGCACCTTCTTGTTGATATCATTCGTTCTGTTCGTAACATTCGCGCTGAAGTAAATACACCAATGAGCAAAAAAGTTCAAATGCAAATTAAAGCAAAAGACGAAACAGTACTAGCACAGCTTACGAAAAACAGCTCTTACATTGAGCGTTTCTGTAATCCAAGTGAATTAACGATTAAGATGGATTTACAAGCGCCAGAAAAAGCGATGACTGCAATCGTATCAGGTGCAGAGTTATTCTTACCGTTAGCTGATCTAATCAATCTTGATGAAGAGAAAGCACGCCTTGAAAAAGAACTTGAGAAGTTCGATAAAGAGGTAGAACGCGTACAGAAGAAACTTGCAAATCAAGGTTTCGTAGCAAAAGCTCCAGCAACAGTTATTGAGGGAGAGCGTGCGAAAGAGCAAGATTACTTAGAAAAACGTGAAGCAGTTCGCCAACGTCTAGCTGATCTTCAAAAATAA